The proteins below are encoded in one region of Enterobacteriaceae endosymbiont of Plateumaris consimilis:
- the ptsI gene encoding phosphoenolpyruvate-protein phosphotransferase PtsI — protein MISGILASPGIAFGRAFLLKVDDIIINHNKIMNNQIAFEIKKFFDGQKKSIKQLELIKNKSIKNFNDDKKFIFEGHIILLQDEEMIKEVISLIKNNFLSADAAVNYVIKCQIKSLENIKDEYLKSRIIDIKDIGNRLIRNILGKNIFNLSEIKNKVILIAKDLTPSETTQLNLKKILGFITDFGSQTSHTAIIARSLEIPAIVGTGNITSKVKTNDYLILDGINNNIYINPKNTIVDKIKLIHNKFISEKNKLIKLSKLPAITKDHFKIEICANISSLKDLNNAKKNGAEGIGLYRTEFLFMNRNSLPSEEEQFHAYKTVAKNMCGKIVIIRTMDIGGDKNIPYMNLPKENNPFLGWRAIRITMDRKEILHTQLRAILRASIFGKLCIMFPMIISIEEVYFLKEELNFLKKQLQNEKHSFNKNIPVGIMVETPASAIIANHLAKEIDFFSIGTNDLTQYTLAVDRGNDLISHLYKPISPSIFYLIKKVIDASHAEGKWTGMCGELASDEHVVPILLGMGLNEFSMSSASIPKIKSIIRNLEMNKAKILADNILLQSTNKEINNLISEFNKQY, from the coding sequence ATGATTTCAGGAATTTTAGCTTCTCCTGGTATTGCTTTTGGTAGAGCATTTTTATTAAAAGTAGATGATATTATTATTAATCATAATAAGATTATGAATAATCAAATAGCATTTGAAATTAAAAAGTTTTTTGATGGACAAAAAAAATCAATTAAACAACTTGAATTAATTAAAAATAAATCAATTAAAAATTTTAATGATGATAAAAAATTTATATTTGAAGGACATATTATACTTTTACAAGATGAAGAAATGATTAAAGAAGTTATTTCACTAATTAAAAATAATTTTTTATCAGCTGATGCAGCTGTAAATTATGTAATAAAATGTCAAATAAAATCATTAGAAAATATTAAGGATGAATATTTAAAATCTAGAATAATTGATATTAAAGATATTGGGAATCGTTTAATAAGAAATATTTTAGGTAAAAATATTTTTAATTTAAGTGAAATAAAAAATAAAGTAATTTTAATTGCTAAAGATCTTACACCATCAGAAACAACTCAATTAAATTTAAAAAAAATTTTAGGATTTATTACAGATTTTGGTAGTCAAACTTCTCATACAGCAATAATAGCTCGTTCTTTAGAAATACCTGCTATTGTAGGTACAGGAAATATTACTAGTAAAGTAAAAACAAATGATTATTTAATACTAGATGGTATTAATAATAATATATATATTAATCCTAAAAATACAATAGTTGATAAAATCAAATTAATACATAATAAATTTATTTCTGAAAAAAACAAATTAATAAAATTAAGTAAATTACCAGCTATAACTAAAGATCACTTTAAAATTGAAATATGTGCTAATATTAGTTCATTAAAAGATCTAAATAATGCTAAAAAAAATGGTGCTGAAGGAATTGGATTATATCGTACAGAATTTTTATTTATGAATCGTAATTCTTTGCCTTCAGAAGAAGAACAATTTCATGCTTATAAAACAGTAGCAAAAAACATGTGTGGGAAAATTGTAATTATTCGTACTATGGATATAGGAGGAGATAAGAATATACCTTATATGAATTTACCTAAAGAAAATAATCCTTTTTTAGGATGGAGAGCTATTAGAATAACTATGGATCGTAAAGAAATATTACATACACAATTAAGAGCTATTTTAAGAGCATCAATATTCGGAAAATTATGTATTATGTTTCCAATGATTATTTCTATTGAAGAAGTTTATTTTTTAAAAGAAGAATTAAATTTTTTAAAAAAACAACTTCAAAATGAAAAACATAGTTTTAATAAAAATATTCCAGTAGGAATTATGGTAGAAACTCCTGCCTCTGCTATTATAGCTAATCATTTAGCAAAAGAAATTGATTTTTTTAGTATAGGTACAAATGACTTAACTCAATATACATTGGCTGTAGATCGTGGTAATGATTTAATTTCTCATTTATATAAACCTATATCTCCATCTATTTTCTATTTAATAAAAAAAGTTATTGATGCATCACATGCAGAAGGTAAATGGACGGGTATGTGTGGTGAATTAGCTAGTGATGAACATGTTGTTCCAATTTTATTAGGAATGGGATTAAATGAATTTAGTATGAGTTCAGCATCTATTCCTAAAATAAAAAGTATTATTAGAAATTTAGAAATGAATAAAGCAAAAATTTTAGCAGATAATATTTTATTACAATCTACTAATAAAGAAATTAATAATCTTATATCTGAATTTAATAAACAATATTAA
- the crr gene encoding PTS glucose transporter subunit IIA — translation MNFFTNIFQKIKKKITKKTTTIKVLAPISGEIVDIKTVPDSVFSDKIIGDGIAINPTGNFLVAPIDGTIGKIFDTNHAFSIISNNKIELFVHFGIDTINLKGKGFKRIFNFKEKNIVTKGEVIIELDLDYLIKTAKSILTPIVISNVEDMKSIKKYSGKVIAGIDPILKITK, via the coding sequence ATGAATTTTTTTACTAATATTTTTCAAAAAATTAAAAAAAAAATAACAAAAAAAACTACTACTATCAAAGTTTTAGCGCCTATTTCTGGAGAAATAGTTGATATAAAAACTGTTCCAGATTCTGTTTTTTCAGATAAAATTATAGGAGATGGAATAGCAATTAATCCTACAGGAAACTTTCTTGTAGCTCCAATAGATGGTACTATTGGAAAAATTTTTGATACTAATCATGCTTTTTCTATTATATCAAATAATAAAATAGAATTATTTGTACATTTTGGTATTGATACAATTAATTTAAAAGGAAAAGGATTTAAACGTATATTTAATTTTAAAGAAAAAAATATAGTTACAAAAGGAGAAGTAATAATTGAATTAGATTTAGATTATTTAATAAAAACAGCAAAATCTATATTAACTCCTATAGTAATTTCTAATGTTGAAGATATGAAATCAATAAAAAAATATTCTGGTAAAGTTATTGCAGGTATTGACCCAATATTAAAAATTACTAAGTAA
- a CDS encoding YebC/PmpR family DNA-binding transcriptional regulator — protein MAGHSKWSNMRYRKASQDIKKDRIFTKIIRELNTASKLGGVINPQYNTKLRLAIEKGLSNNMNKSTIEKILFKKLNKKKQILSDNIKNIFYEGFGPGNIALIINCITNNKNRTVSVIRNYFNKIGCHLGNSGSVYYMFKKKIKISFIYKNNLDNIIDMAEKLQAEDIIFNDKIIDIIFHKKKYKILLLEIKKFLIKPVKFKLTMIPLIKKNLDSLTKNKFLSFLNLLKLNNDIQEIYHDANI, from the coding sequence ATGGCCGGACATAGTAAATGGTCTAATATGCGTTATCGTAAAGCATCACAAGATATAAAAAAAGATAGAATTTTTACTAAAATTATTAGAGAGTTAAATACTGCTAGTAAATTAGGAGGAGTAATTAATCCACAATATAATACCAAGTTACGTTTAGCTATAGAAAAAGGTTTATCAAATAATATGAATAAATCTACAATAGAAAAAATATTATTTAAAAAATTAAATAAAAAAAAACAAATATTATCAGATAATATAAAAAATATTTTCTATGAAGGTTTTGGTCCAGGAAATATTGCATTAATTATCAATTGTATAACTAATAATAAAAATAGAACAGTATCTGTAATAAGAAACTATTTTAATAAAATAGGATGTCATTTGGGAAATAGTGGTTCAGTTTATTATATGTTTAAAAAAAAAATTAAAATATCATTTATTTATAAAAATAATTTAGATAATATTATAGATATGGCTGAAAAGTTACAAGCTGAAGACATTATTTTTAATGATAAAATTATTGATATAATTTTTCATAAAAAAAAATATAAAATTCTTTTATTAGAAATAAAAAAATTTTTAATTAAACCAGTAAAATTTAAATTAACTATGATTCCTTTAATTAAAAAGAATCTAGATTCTTTAACAAAAAATAAATTTTTGTCTTTCTTAAATTTATTAAAATTAAATAATGATATACAAGAAATTTATCATGATGCTAATATTTAA
- the aspS gene encoding aspartate--tRNA ligase has product MNNKIYCGEINIQYLNQEIVLYGWIDNYINLGKLIFVNLRDREGIIQIVFTSLNKIIFKLATTLRNDFCIKVIGKVVKRKKKNLNLPTGEIEIVASNLFIINKSKSLPINNNIPNKEEIRLKYRYIDLRQLKMSKIIKKRSYITSYIRFFLEKNKFLNIETPILTKSTPEGSRDYLVPSRIQKKNFYALPQSPQIFKQLLMIAGLDRYYQIAKCFRDEDLRSDRQPEFTQIDIEASFINFSNFRSLIEKMIFCLWKNFLNITLKKFTIMTFNDAMNNYGTDKPNLRNPLKLVDLTDILVTNNKEKKNNNNIIQRIISICIENKYIKNINNKVLDIYPLYMNKYGTNDLNIFKIQNNNLINLFNKNNTLNFLMNDQILKNIILRNKAKNDDLIFLGTEKINGTLSSMGVLREKLSTDFNIIKKDIWFPLWVINFPLFKKDKIGNLIPMHHPFTAPVEYNINNLQNNPENILADSYDIVINGYEIGSGSGRIHNNKIQKIIFDLLKIDEQIQKKDFGFFLEALKFGTPPHRGIALGLDRLVMLLTKTNNIRDVIAFPKTNSGTCLMTQSPNLISQDILKELGLFYI; this is encoded by the coding sequence ATGAATAATAAAATTTATTGTGGAGAAATTAATATACAATATCTTAATCAAGAAATAGTTCTTTATGGTTGGATAGATAATTATATAAATTTAGGTAAATTAATTTTTGTTAATTTAAGAGATCGTGAAGGAATTATACAAATTGTTTTTACTTCTTTAAATAAAATAATTTTTAAATTAGCTACAACATTACGTAATGATTTTTGTATTAAAGTTATTGGTAAAGTAGTAAAAAGAAAAAAAAAAAATTTAAATTTACCAACAGGAGAAATAGAAATAGTAGCATCAAATTTATTTATAATAAATAAATCGAAATCATTACCCATAAATAATAACATTCCAAATAAAGAAGAAATTAGATTAAAATATAGATATATAGATCTTAGACAATTAAAAATGTCAAAAATAATAAAAAAACGTTCATATATTACAAGTTATATTAGATTTTTTTTAGAAAAAAATAAATTTTTAAATATTGAAACACCAATTCTAACTAAATCTACTCCAGAAGGGTCTAGAGATTATTTAGTTCCTAGCAGAATACAAAAAAAAAATTTTTACGCATTACCACAATCTCCTCAAATTTTTAAACAACTACTAATGATTGCAGGACTAGACCGTTATTATCAAATTGCTAAATGTTTTCGTGATGAAGATTTAAGATCAGATCGTCAACCAGAATTTACTCAAATCGATATAGAAGCATCTTTTATTAATTTTAGTAATTTTAGAAGTTTAATAGAAAAAATGATATTTTGTTTATGGAAAAATTTTTTAAATATTACTTTAAAAAAATTTACTATAATGACATTTAATGATGCAATGAATAATTATGGTACAGATAAACCTAATTTGAGAAATCCGTTAAAATTAGTAGATTTAACAGATATATTAGTTACTAATAATAAAGAAAAAAAAAATAATAATAATATTATTCAAAGAATAATATCCATTTGTATTGAAAATAAATATATTAAAAATATAAATAATAAAGTGTTGGATATTTATCCATTATATATGAATAAATATGGTACTAATGACCTTAATATTTTTAAAATACAAAATAATAATTTAATTAATCTATTTAACAAAAATAATACATTAAATTTTTTGATGAATGATCAAATATTAAAAAATATTATTTTGCGTAATAAAGCTAAAAATGATGATTTAATTTTTCTAGGTACAGAAAAGATAAATGGAACATTAAGTTCTATGGGTGTTTTAAGAGAAAAATTGTCTACAGATTTCAATATAATAAAAAAAGATATATGGTTTCCTTTGTGGGTAATTAATTTTCCTTTATTTAAAAAAGATAAAATAGGAAATCTTATTCCTATGCATCATCCATTTACAGCACCAGTAGAATACAATATAAATAATTTACAAAATAATCCAGAAAATATTCTTGCTGATTCATATGATATAGTGATTAATGGATATGAAATTGGTAGTGGATCAGGAAGAATACATAATAATAAAATACAAAAGATAATATTTGATTTATTAAAAATAGACGAACAAATACAAAAAAAAGATTTTGGATTTTTTTTAGAAGCTTTAAAATTTGGTACACCTCCTCATAGAGGAATAGCTTTAGGTTTAGATAGATTAGTTATGCTACTTACAAAAACAAATAATATTCGTGATGTAATAGCTTTTCCTAAAACTAATTCAGGTACATGTTTAATGACTCAATCCCCAAACTTAATTAGTCAAGATATTTTAAAAGAATTAGGATTATTTTATATATAA
- a CDS encoding MalY/PatB family protein, with translation MIIKNFDFNKFIDRNNSDSLKWNKYNKDIIPLWIADSDFSCPPCVLDALKKRINHGVLGYGIIPKNLSKIIIERLWKNFKWEINPEWIIYINGVVCGLNLTVRTFTTKKNSIIIPIPIYPPFIYATNLVNRHKKYIKLIKKNNRLIIDFNFLNKNIDGNEKLIMLCNPHNPVGTVYKYYELEKILEFVKKYNLIVCSDEIHCDLIFEKNTHHIPFASINDDAAKCTITFMSPSKSFNISGLNFAIAIIPNKKLRDKFNLFKKGLNPNIDILSYIAAESAWTYGNNWLNQQIKYLKINRDFLFSKINKLPYLSMLKPEATYLGWIDCSKMKISNPVLYFEKYGIGLSSGKEFGNDNFIRFNFACTHDILKKALKRIEYAIHQL, from the coding sequence ATGATAATAAAAAATTTTGATTTTAATAAGTTTATTGATAGAAATAATAGTGATAGTTTAAAATGGAATAAATATAATAAAGATATTATACCTTTATGGATAGCTGATAGTGATTTTTCTTGCCCTCCATGTGTATTAGATGCATTAAAAAAAAGAATTAATCATGGTGTTTTAGGATATGGAATAATTCCAAAAAACTTATCAAAGATTATTATTGAAAGATTATGGAAAAATTTTAAATGGGAAATTAATCCGGAATGGATTATATATATTAATGGAGTGGTTTGTGGATTAAATTTAACCGTAAGAACTTTTACTACTAAGAAAAATTCTATAATTATACCAATACCTATATATCCTCCATTTATATATGCAACTAACTTAGTTAACAGACATAAAAAATATATAAAGTTAATTAAAAAAAATAATAGATTAATAATAGATTTTAATTTTTTAAATAAAAATATTGATGGTAATGAAAAATTAATAATGTTATGTAATCCACATAATCCTGTAGGAACAGTATATAAATATTATGAATTAGAAAAAATATTAGAATTTGTTAAAAAATATAATTTAATTGTTTGTTCTGATGAAATACATTGCGATTTAATTTTTGAAAAAAATACACATCATATACCTTTTGCATCTATTAATGATGATGCTGCAAAATGCACTATAACTTTTATGTCTCCTTCTAAATCATTTAATATCTCAGGATTAAATTTTGCAATTGCTATTATTCCAAATAAAAAGTTACGTGATAAATTTAATTTATTTAAAAAAGGTCTAAATCCTAACATAGATATATTATCATATATTGCAGCAGAGTCTGCATGGACTTATGGAAATAATTGGTTAAATCAACAAATTAAATATTTAAAAATAAATCGTGATTTTTTATTTTCTAAAATTAATAAATTACCTTATTTAAGTATGTTAAAACCAGAAGCTACATATCTTGGTTGGATTGATTGTTCTAAAATGAAAATTTCTAATCCAGTATTATATTTTGAAAAATATGGTATAGGATTATCTTCAGGTAAAGAATTTGGTAATGATAATTTTATTAGGTTTAATTTTGCCTGCACTCATGATATATTAAAAAAAGCATTAAAAAGAATAGAATATGCAATTCATCAATTATAA
- the argS gene encoding arginine--tRNA ligase — MNIKKILSKNIQIAMIKSGIPLEYNVMLRKCKKIKFGHYQVNGIISAAIKLNKNPQKLAIKVIQNINLKNIIKNIETSPLGFINIFIKKRWISEQINLLLNTSKLGILKQVKVENIVIDYSGPNIAKEMHIGHLRSTIIGDSIVRILTFLGHNVIKVNHIGDWGTQFGMLIAFLKFKQKNKKKIILSDLDQFYKKAQIKYNNDIIFAEKSRKYVVKLQNNDPFCLKIWKKIVQITMNHNYFLYKKLNVLLTSKDTFGESSYNSMLPKIILDLKKKGLATNSNGAIVIPITKIQNKNNDTMAIVIQKKDGAYLYATTDIACIKYRCKILKANRIIYYVDARQSQYLKQIFLIAKKANYVPLYVKLEHHMFGMILDNNNKPFKTRTGKNIKLSLLVEESVIRSKKIILKKNPMIKKNELENLSSIIGISAIKYSELSKNRITNYVFNWDDMLSLNGNTAPYIQYAYVRAKSILIKSKIDFNEFSKFEINFSNDYEINLAITFLEFEEIIFKIVKNGTPHILCNWLYKITTLFSHFYENCNILNIQNDLIKISRLKIVFTTTKFLKIGLNLLGIQTINKM, encoded by the coding sequence ATGAATATTAAAAAAATTCTTTCAAAAAATATTCAAATTGCAATGATTAAATCAGGTATCCCATTAGAATATAATGTGATGTTACGTAAATGTAAAAAAATAAAATTTGGTCATTATCAAGTTAATGGAATTATATCTGCTGCTATAAAATTAAATAAAAATCCTCAAAAATTAGCTATTAAAGTAATACAAAATATAAATTTAAAAAATATAATAAAAAATATAGAAACATCACCATTAGGATTTATTAATATTTTTATTAAAAAAAGATGGATATCTGAACAAATAAATTTATTATTAAATACTTCAAAATTAGGTATTCTAAAACAAGTCAAAGTTGAAAATATTGTTATAGATTATTCTGGTCCTAATATTGCAAAAGAAATGCATATTGGACATTTAAGATCTACAATAATAGGAGATTCAATAGTACGTATATTAACTTTTTTAGGACATAATGTAATTAAAGTAAATCATATAGGAGATTGGGGTACACAATTTGGTATGTTAATCGCATTTTTAAAATTTAAACAAAAAAATAAAAAAAAAATAATTTTATCTGATTTGGATCAATTTTATAAAAAAGCACAAATTAAATATAATAATGATATAATATTCGCTGAAAAATCTAGAAAATATGTTGTAAAATTACAAAACAATGATCCATTCTGTTTGAAAATTTGGAAAAAAATAGTTCAAATCACTATGAATCATAATTATTTTTTATATAAAAAACTTAATGTTTTATTAACTTCTAAAGATACTTTTGGTGAAAGTTCATATAATAGTATGTTACCAAAAATTATTTTAGATCTAAAAAAAAAAGGATTAGCTACTAATAGTAATGGTGCTATTGTTATACCTATTACAAAAATACAAAATAAAAATAATGATACAATGGCAATTGTTATACAAAAAAAAGATGGTGCATATCTTTATGCAACTACAGATATTGCTTGTATAAAATATCGTTGTAAAATATTAAAAGCTAATCGTATTATTTATTACGTAGATGCAAGACAAAGTCAATATTTAAAACAAATATTTTTAATAGCAAAAAAAGCTAATTATGTTCCTTTATATGTGAAATTAGAACATCATATGTTTGGTATGATATTAGATAATAATAACAAACCATTTAAAACTCGTACAGGAAAAAATATTAAATTAAGTCTTTTAGTAGAAGAATCAGTAATTAGATCAAAAAAAATAATTTTAAAAAAAAATCCTATGATTAAAAAAAATGAATTGGAAAATTTATCTTCTATAATAGGTATCTCAGCAATTAAATATTCTGAATTATCTAAAAATAGAATAACTAATTATGTTTTTAATTGGGATGATATGCTTTCTTTAAATGGTAATACAGCACCTTATATACAATACGCTTACGTAAGAGCAAAATCAATATTAATTAAATCAAAAATTGATTTTAATGAGTTTTCTAAATTTGAAATAAATTTTTCTAATGATTATGAAATTAATTTAGCTATTACTTTTTTAGAGTTTGAAGAAATAATTTTTAAAATTGTAAAAAATGGTACTCCACATATATTGTGTAATTGGTTATATAAAATTACCACATTATTTTCTCACTTTTATGAAAATTGTAATATACTAAATATACAAAATGATTTAATTAAAATTAGTAGGTTAAAGATAGTATTTACTACTACTAAATTTTTAAAAATAGGATTGAATCTTTTAGGTATTCAAACAATTAATAAAATGTAA
- the mnmA gene encoding tRNA 2-thiouridine(34) synthase MnmA has translation MFKKKVIIAISGGVDSSVSAWLLKKQNYQVEGLFMKNWEEDDNKNCNIKKDLYDAETICNQLDIYLHKINFSFEYWEYVFKNFLYEYKIGNTPNPDILCNKIIKFKYFMNFALKNLQADFISTGHYVRCKKIKHKFHLLKGIDKNKDQSYFLYTIKEKQLKKILFPIGGLNKIEVRKIAQKLNFINAKKKDSTGICFIGKKNFFNFLNKYLSTKSGDIIDLNGKIIGKHKGLIHYTLGQRKRIGIGGILNNNNHKPWYVIKKDMKNNVLIVAQGKNNPNLFSIGLIAKNINWINYPFNIPNICSIKTRYRQKEIYCKIKLLNNNKIRVNFNSPISSITPGQSAVFYSGSICLGGGIIEKKINI, from the coding sequence ATGTTTAAAAAAAAAGTAATAATTGCTATTTCTGGTGGTGTTGATTCTTCCGTTTCTGCTTGGTTATTAAAAAAACAAAATTATCAAGTAGAAGGATTATTTATGAAAAACTGGGAAGAAGATGATAACAAAAATTGTAATATTAAAAAAGATTTATATGACGCAGAAACTATTTGTAATCAATTAGATATTTACCTGCATAAAATTAATTTTTCTTTTGAATATTGGGAATATGTTTTTAAAAATTTTCTTTATGAATATAAAATAGGTAATACTCCAAATCCTGATATTTTATGTAATAAAATAATAAAATTTAAATATTTTATGAATTTTGCTTTAAAAAATTTACAAGCAGATTTTATTAGTACAGGACATTATGTCAGATGTAAAAAAATTAAACATAAATTTCATTTGTTAAAAGGAATAGATAAAAATAAAGATCAAAGTTATTTTTTATATACAATAAAAGAAAAACAATTAAAAAAAATTTTATTTCCTATTGGAGGATTAAATAAAATTGAAGTACGTAAAATTGCTCAAAAGTTAAATTTTATTAATGCAAAAAAAAAAGATTCTACAGGAATATGTTTTATAGGTAAAAAAAATTTTTTTAATTTTTTAAATAAATATTTATCTACAAAATCAGGAGATATAATTGATTTAAATGGTAAAATTATTGGAAAACATAAAGGATTAATACATTATACTTTAGGACAACGTAAAAGAATAGGAATAGGTGGGATATTAAATAACAATAATCATAAACCATGGTATGTTATTAAAAAAGATATGAAAAACAATGTTTTAATTGTAGCACAGGGTAAAAATAATCCTAATTTATTTTCTATTGGATTAATAGCAAAAAATATTAATTGGATTAATTATCCATTTAATATACCAAATATTTGTTCTATTAAAACTAGATATAGACAAAAAGAAATATATTGTAAAATTAAATTATTAAATAATAATAAAATACGAGTTAATTTTAATAGTCCAATATCCAGTATTACGCCTGGACAATCAGCAGTTTTTTACTCTGGATCTATTTGTTTAGGTGGTGGTATAATTGAAAAAAAAATTAATATATAA
- the potA gene encoding spermidine/putrescine ABC transporter ATP-binding protein PotA → MKKNIQKILVNLNNISKSFCGKKIISNFYLTINNGEFITLLGPSGCGKTTILRLIAGLEKVDSGSITLDQKKITHLSAEHRQTNTVFQSYALFPHMSVFDNIAFGLKMQKKSYKEIIFRVEKVLNMVQLQKFANRKPHELSGGQQQRVAIARAVVNKPRILLLDESLSALDYRLRKQMQNELKMLQRKLGITFVFVTHNQEEALTMSDRIVVLRNGKIEQDGTPREIYEEPKNLFVAKFIGNINVFNATVIKKLNNTQVIVNLEGHLCNIKVPFPVFLGKKIHVLLRPEDLRIKEIDNTNNSNINGLIGYVIDQSYKGMTLESTLKLENGKIITVSEFFNENDPDFDHSINQKMVINWVETWETVLPYENNN, encoded by the coding sequence ATGAAAAAAAATATTCAAAAAATATTAGTTAATCTTAATAATATTAGTAAATCTTTTTGTGGAAAAAAAATTATTTCTAATTTTTATTTAACTATAAATAATGGTGAATTTATTACGTTATTAGGACCATCAGGTTGTGGAAAAACAACAATTTTAAGATTAATAGCAGGATTAGAAAAAGTTGATAGTGGTTCTATTACATTAGATCAAAAAAAAATTACTCATCTTTCAGCAGAACATAGACAAACTAATACTGTTTTTCAAAGTTATGCTTTATTCCCTCATATGTCTGTATTTGATAATATTGCTTTTGGTTTAAAAATGCAAAAAAAATCATATAAAGAAATAATATTTAGAGTAGAAAAAGTGTTAAATATGGTTCAATTACAAAAATTTGCTAATAGAAAACCTCATGAATTATCTGGTGGACAACAACAAAGAGTAGCTATTGCTAGAGCTGTAGTTAATAAACCTAGAATTTTATTATTAGATGAATCATTATCAGCTTTGGATTATAGATTAAGAAAACAAATGCAAAATGAACTAAAAATGTTACAAAGAAAATTAGGGATCACTTTTGTATTTGTTACTCATAATCAAGAAGAAGCATTAACGATGTCAGATCGTATTGTTGTATTACGTAATGGAAAAATAGAACAAGATGGTACTCCTAGAGAAATATATGAAGAACCAAAAAATTTATTTGTTGCTAAATTTATCGGAAATATAAATGTATTTAATGCTACTGTTATAAAAAAATTAAATAATACACAAGTAATAGTTAATTTAGAAGGTCATTTATGTAATATAAAAGTTCCTTTTCCTGTTTTTTTAGGAAAAAAAATACATGTTTTATTAAGACCAGAAGATTTAAGAATTAAAGAAATAGATAATACTAATAATAGTAATATAAATGGTTTAATTGGATATGTTATAGATCAAAGTTATAAAGGTATGACATTAGAATCTACTTTAAAACTAGAAAATGGCAAAATAATTACTGTAAGTGAATTTTTTAATGAAAATGATCCTGATTTTGATCATTCTATCAATCAAAAAATGGTAATTAATTGGGTTGAAACATGGGAGACAGTATTACCTTATGAAAACAATAACTAA
- the potB gene encoding spermidine/putrescine ABC transporter permease PotB: protein MKTITKYSRKIIIFIVISWLLLFILFPNLIIVIISLVTKDDINFIKFNITLHNYKLILDKLYINIFIYSLYISLITTLICFIIGYLFSWCLIKVSYYYRSIMLFFLFLPFWVNSLIRIFSLKNFFSVHGYFNNILIYLKLINHPIHIIYTSFAVILGLVYILLPFMIIPIYSSLEKLDMFCIEAAKDLGAKSWKIFIYIILPLTLPGIISGCLLVFLPAIGMFYISDLMGGAKNLLIGNIIKNQFLNIRDWPLGATLSNIVILITGIFLILYYKLIKIFHKKEF from the coding sequence ATGAAAACAATAACTAAATATTCTAGAAAAATAATAATTTTTATAGTAATAAGTTGGTTATTATTGTTTATTCTCTTTCCAAATTTAATAATAGTAATTATTAGTTTAGTAACAAAAGATGATATTAATTTTATTAAGTTTAATATAACTTTGCATAATTATAAATTAATTTTAGATAAATTATATATAAATATATTTATATACTCTTTATATATATCATTAATAACAACATTAATTTGTTTTATAATTGGATATTTATTTTCATGGTGTTTAATTAAAGTATCTTATTATTATAGATCTATAATGTTATTTTTTTTATTTTTACCTTTTTGGGTTAACTCATTAATTAGAATTTTTTCTTTAAAAAACTTTTTTAGTGTTCATGGTTATTTTAATAATATTCTTATTTATTTAAAATTAATTAATCATCCAATACATATTATATATACATCTTTTGCTGTTATTTTAGGATTAGTATATATTTTATTACCTTTTATGATTATACCAATATATTCTAGCTTAGAAAAACTAGATATGTTTTGTATAGAAGCAGCTAAAGATTTAGGTGCAAAATCATGGAAAATTTTTATTTATATAATATTACCATTAACATTACCAGGAATTATTTCAGGATGTTTATTAGTATTTTTACCTGCTATAGGAATGTTTTATATTTCAGATTTAATGGGTGGAGCTAAAAATCTATTAATAGGAAATATTATAAAAAATCAATTTCTTAATATAAGAGATTGGCCATTAGGTGCTACTTTAAGTAATATAGTAATATTAATTACAGGAATATTTTTAATATTATATTATAAATTAATAAAAATTTTTCATAAAAAGGAATTTTAA